Proteins encoded together in one Juglans regia cultivar Chandler chromosome 9, Walnut 2.0, whole genome shotgun sequence window:
- the LOC108983096 gene encoding decapping 5-like protein produces the protein MATESVGAKGPSSSSSSSNGGASYIGSFISLISKSEIRYEGVLYYLNVHDSTIGLNNVRSYGTEGRKKDGAQIPPSDKVFEYILFRGSDIKDLQVQSSPPAKTEEQIHGDPAIIQSRYSGIDSSSSSISSTGVKTSTESTQWKDTPALTSRVYPGAPSSYQSVTQVGPLDHLPTSDIAGSPSSSMQMYWQGHSGTPVSISNAPLQPISFQPPSTGSFPSTMQSLLQAPQIQASTNPSLMNTSEFGGPVSSSISSASVHPHLSPPLCPIQCSASLDIPSSFFIKSSIPHSASMTANRSTPSSFASSCIDINTSKAQIGGKAISDLRSVLPISSMPCPPSSLVDSSGPLLTPRPSLLISDQLTQSRPYALSSMQKLYPDKSGFSAQTLTPSNYLPLISTSVSQAPLFPLPSSAQQSKHSAAQFTEEFDFIAMNEKFNKDEVWGYLGKANDKTVVVQGYAADQSLAHRESLGPVPNLKPAYNKDEFFDSISCNSLTRGARNAHNRFSERTKLNTETFGNFQQRPNVGYGGFAAGRGENYRASYNWGRGYGYGGRGGGWNMPSSEAQNYSQLYDNGA, from the exons ATGGCGACTGAGTCTGTGGGGGCAAAAggtccctcttcttcttcttcttcttccaatgGCGGGGCATCGTACATAGGGAGCTTCATAAGCCTGATTTCCAAGTCCGAGATTCGCTACGAGGGCGTCCTCTACTACCTCAATGTCCACGATTCCACCATTGGCCTCAACAACG TTAGGTCTTACGGAACAGAGGGGCGGAAGAAAGATGGCGCACAAATTCCACCAAGTGATAAGGTGTTTGAGTACATTCTTTTCCGAGGAAGTGACATTAAA GACTTGCAAGTCCAGTCCTCCCCACCCGCCAAAACAGAAGAGCAGATTCACGGTGATCCTGCTATCATACAG TCACGCTATTCTGGGATTGATTCAAGTTCTTCATCAATCTCTTCAACTGGGGTTAAAACTTCGACAGAGTCAACTCAATGGAAAGATACCCCTGCTTTGACGAGTAGAGTCTATCCTGGTGCACCTTCTTCATATCAATCTGTAACCCAGGTGGGCCCATTGGATCATTTACCTACTTCAGACATTGCTGGTTCCCCATCTTCTTCAATGCAGATGTATTGGCAAGGCCACAGTGGAACACCAGTCAGTATTTCCAATGCTCCCCTTCAACCTATATCTTTTCAGCCACCATCTACTGGATCATTTCCCTCGACAATGCAGAGTTTATTGCAGGCTCCTCAAATTCAGGCATCTACAAACCCGAGCCTGATGAATACATCAGAATTCGGTGGCCCTGTATCTTCATCTATTTCTTCTGCTTCTGTACATCCACACTTGTCACCCCCTCTTTGTCCAATACAATGTTCTGCTTCTCTTGATATCCCATCctcttttttcataaaatcatctATACCACATTCTGCATCTATGACTGCTAATAGATCAACTCCATCTTCTTTTGCTTCATCTTGCATAGACATAAACACCAGTAAAGCTCAAATTGGTGGTAAAGCTATTTCTGACCTAAGATCAGTTCTTCCTATCTCATCTATGCCTTGTCCTCCATCTTCATTGGTGGATTCTTCAGGGCCCTTGCTAACACCACGTCCATCATTGTTAATTTCGGATCAGTTAACACAGTCTAGACCATATGCTCTTTCTTCCATGCAGAAACTGTACCCTGATAAGAGTGGTTTCAGTGCTCAAACACTGACACCATCTAATTATCTGCCATTAATTTCTACTTCAGTATCTCAAGCACCCCTTTTTCCATTGCCGTCATCTGCACAACAG TCTAAGCACTCAGCTGCACAATTCACTGAAGAGTTTGATTTTATTGCCATGAACGAGAAGTTTAACAAGGATGAAGTATGGGGTTATCTTGGAAAGGCAAATGATAAAACAGTAGTAGTACAAGGTTATGCGGCCGATCAAAGCTTGGCGCACAGAGAGAGTCTTGGCCCGGTACCTAATCTTAAG CCTGCATATAATAAGGACGAGTTCTTTGATTCAATTTCATGTAATTCACTCACCCGGGGAGCTAGGAATGCGCATAACAGGTTCTCTGAACGAACCAAGCTGAATACTGAG ACATTTGGCAATTTCCAGCAGAGGCCTAATGTTGGTTATGGTGGCTTTGCTGCCGGACGTGGTGAGAATTATCGTGCATCATATAATTGGGGAAGGGGATATGGCTATGGTGGAAGGGGTGGTGGGTGGAACATGCCCTCAT